The following DNA comes from Miscanthus floridulus cultivar M001 chromosome 5, ASM1932011v1, whole genome shotgun sequence.
CTACAATCTCCCACTCAATCTCTACAACACTGCCAGGACTCCTCTTCTCAATCTCCCTTTTCCAAGAAAACACATGTACAAAGCTATCTTCCCAGACACCCATGATCTCATCTAAGGCCATTTGCTTGCCGTCCCAAACCACGTAGTAGCTCAGCTATACACAAAAATTCTCCTCCAACTTCTGCTTCAAATCTTTAGCTCCAATAGTTGGATCTTCCCTAAGCCAGTTTATAACTCTGTCCTTCACCCAGTGATTGTTAGCCATACAGTTGTTCTGGAATTTGCTTGTGCTGGCACAATTATGCTTGTGTGGTAGCTTCTTAATCTGCAGCCATCAACCAACGGTTAGCACACAACAATTGATAACTAAATTAAACTAAATGAAGCATTACAAAGCTCACATACCTGCCATGTCTTGCCATCAGGTAACTGAGATGTATGAATCCTCCACCGACATCTCTTGGCCTTACAATATGCTCGGTACCGCCGTGACGCACTATATGGAACTACAAGTTCAACTTCATTAAGCACAGCATATTGTCTAATACATCTCTTAAAGCTAGAAACCATCTTCAAAAGTAACACCAAGACCTATCTTAGGGTTATCTATGTTAGTGACATGAACAACACCGTCACAGTCCCTCCCATCGTCCACAACTAATGGGTTATCATCTTCTGGGTCACTGTCAGGATAGTAAGCAGGGtcagcatcaccatcatcattgaCCCCATCCTTGTACTTCTCATTCTCATCATCTACTCCTACATACTCCACTTCATCAGCCTCTCCCCAGTCATCTTCAGcaatatcttcttcttcttcttcagcaatagcatcatcatcttcaccatcatTATCAAGATTAAGACCCTCATCACCATTAGCATCAGCCTCACAATTACCATCATCATTAAGATCAACAGCTTCACCATTGTCATCAGCTACTAGATTAGGCAGTACAAGTTCATCACGGAAGATCATAGCTATTGGCTGACAATtaacctgactctcctgagtgatAATAACAGACTGAGAAGACTGAGAGGCATTGGACATTACAACACTTAGACTTTAGCAAACGAGGACCAGTGTCAACAACATGTACAGTCAGTGGCACCTTCCTACTGtcccaatacacatcaaatgcatGTAACAGAGCAGAATCAGAATCTATGCGCACTGTCTCATCCTTGGTTTTGTCAAAGAAGGTGACCTACAGTTCTTGGTCGACCCCATGGACTATCTCCTCACCAAGGCACCCAAGAAACCCCATCCAAGAGAATTTATCCTTGTCTACCACACGCATGTAATTAGCAGTTACATGATAATCATCGAGCCCATCTGGTCTTTGCTCTACATATGCAGGTACGCTAATCGCCAGTCTACACGCGGAAAGTCGGATCCATCCTAAATCAACACAAAGGATAACAACCAAACTAAACGATTTCAAAACCGCAAGCATTCTACCACATCCGCAGGCATTCATCTGCAAATAGTAGGGATTCAAAAGACTCACCCTTTCACTAGCCATTTGAATTGCTGGAACCCTAGGCAGAGACCTAGGGCACTGCCCGTTCTTCGAGCTGGGGGACTTCATCTTCGGGGCGCGGGGGAACTCTAGATCCTCAACCCCCATGGCGGATGACGGCCGAGGCTCGATCTGTCAGCGGCGACGGGCACTGGGTGGACGGCGGCGCGACAAGCAGTGGAGACGAGTGGGTGGCGACGCGATTGGGAGTGAGCGACGGCAGCGGGATTGGGGAAATGGCGCGCCTAGAACCCTAACGACGGAGTCGAGTGCGGGCCGGCCATTACAACTGGGTCGAACCAGACCAGGTTGGGACAACGAAGTCTGGTTCAGGGGCACCCGATGTCCAAAACGAAGTTTTCTCTCTCCAAAACCGGGTGCAACTGGGTTGCGGTGCCCACTGGCAGTATTTCCAAAAAACCAGTGTCTCACGGCAAAAGATGGAAAACGCAGTGTCCGCCAGCAAAGACGCGTCCTTTGGCATGTCCAATAGCAAAATTTGCCTTCTAACTATGGTGTACACACTTTCCACATCATAATCCCAAAACAAAAATCACCATGACTTGATTTACAAATTGTCACAACCTGCACGTTGTCTCGGGCTTCAAAAGTGATGTAGACAGATTAATATCAGAGACCACACAGATTATGGACCCAACAAAGACAAACCATTTGTAGGCATGATGAATAGAAATGAGAACAATGCATTTGTCAAATACGTGACTTGCAAAGATGAAGAATAAAACCAAAAGTGCAACACGACAACCCACATGAAAAGATAGCACCCGAACTAAATATTTCCTGAAGGTAATCTGTCAGCTTGCACTGGCCAGACAAACATAAATGATCTAAATTACCAGATAGTAGCTACAGGACCAACTAAGTGATCTGACGACCAACTCTGCCCCCAACCATTAGAAGCAGAACAAAATACTTTTAACATACTAGGACAGTGAATTTACAAGTAGTAAAAGACAAACCTCATTTCCTAAATCATAAATAAATATGTTGGCAATTCACCAACTCTGCAAACCATGAAGCAATTCCAACCACAAACAATGAGAAACAGAGGCCTACCAATTCCATGCTTAAACACTTCTTCTGTCACGCATTGTATGCCATTACTAAACAGTTTTGTGCCCAGATCAAAAGCATGCAGAATGATACTAGTGAAGGAACAAACATAACCATGCTAAGCAACTGATTCTAATTGACCATATTTTTCTGTGGGCTATTACTAAGCAACTAACTCAAGTCATACCAATCCCAATGTAGTAGCAGTAGCATCACGGCAAAAAGTAACAATTGTAATTGAGATATCCACATAAGGCCATTTAGTTAATAGTAAGGCAAAACAACATGTTCAACAGAACCAATCACATTGTTTCTTTCGCTAAAGATGTTGTTGCCCTCCAAATCAATGAAAATTATGAGCCTGTGCAATGCCCACTTAAAAACACCCAAAAAAAACATCATGAGTAAACAAGAAAACTATATTAGCAGTAGCTTGAACTGGCCAAAAAGAATGCAATAAAGGGTAATGCAATATACCATATGCCAGTTCTTGGTAAAATTTCGGTCACATACACAGCCAACTGTTTAGATTAACAGCACTACTGTTCTTTCACCATTAGTTCTTCAACCCATTGTTGGCCAACATGCAGCCCCTCCCTCCTGCGCTTGCCCCATCTCCGACAGCAGTGCTATCCTCGAGTCTGCCTACGCCAACACTGCTATGCTGAACAGGTTTTGGCCAGTGATATCATCATCGCTTCCCCCTCCCTCCTGCGCTTGCCCCATCTCCGACAGCAGTGCTATCCTCGAGTCTGCCTACGCCAACACTGCTATGCTGAACAGGTTTTGGCCAGTGATATCATCGTCGCTTCTATGTGCCCCCACCCTTCCCCCGCCCATTAGACATTCTCCCTGCTGTCCATGGCTGGCAGCGTTCCCGGCTCCCCACCACCATGCCTCCCCCGCCCCTGCACCAGCCAGGCAGCGACCTCTAATGGTCTGGCGTGTTTGCCATGGCTCTCTCCTCTATTGCCAGTGATTGACAGTATCTCACCAGAAAAATCCCACCACCCCTAACTGCACCTGAATTGATGTCCAGACGACGGAAATCCAGGAGGTATGCACAAACAAAAACACGGAGCACAGCAATCCCTTGATAATACAGAGGGAtcgagatattgatgcggacgttagccatagaatcaaagcagcgtggatcaagtggcgacaagcatctggcattctctgtgacaagagggtaccacaaaagctaaaaggcaagttttatagaacgacgattagaccgactatgttgtatggagcagaatgttgaccgacaaagattcgacatgttcaactgagtgttgcagaaatgcatatgttgcgatggatttgcggtcacacaagaatggaccgagctcggaacgatgatatacgtgatcgcctagaggtagcaccaattgaagaaaagcttgttcaaCATCGATTGAGGTGGTtttgccatgtccaaaggagacctccagaggcaccagtgcattgtggagtcctaaaccaagctaataatatgagaagaggtagaggaagaccaaaattgacatgggggaggtagtaaaaagagatttgaaagcttgggatatacctagagatctatgtttgaataggagtgcttggaaagcaggtattgaagtgcctgaaccatgACTAGGGGCTCttgtgggtttcaactctagcctaccccaacttgtttgggctatgctgttgttgttgttgatgaccAAAGAGCGCCTAAGCAAAGGAACACAAATGATGAAGGCGTCAAGAAGCATAATTCGTAAACAAACTTAGTATGTAGTACAACTGTAATCAGATGCAATACATATCAAATGCTGAGGTAATTTTATGATTTCACTCAGCAATCACACAAAATAGACAGCATCACCAAGTCATTAAGTAATTTCAAGTAAGCAAAGTAGATCACTCATCAGCAGAACACGGACCATTATTAGATAAAAAAAGGGACATGAGGCCATGCCGTCCGTAGCAGTAACCAGAAGATAACCAACCATACAACGTTCCTCAGTTGCACGAATATTTTTTGTGTCACCGCAAAAACAGCCAAGAAAGACAACCAGTCTCCAGATCCCTATATTTCTGTAATAAGCAACTACTCATAGAAGTCCCAACACTTCCAGTTCAGTAATAGCAGCATCACGGCGAAAACTTCCAGCACTGCTACACGCAACCGAGCACCAGATTACCTCTTAAGGCGGAGATAGATCAGTATGACGGCAGCCGTGCCGGCGGCGCCGGCAGCCGCAGCCACCGCCATCCCCAGCCACGCAATATCCCCTTCCTTCAGGGCCTCAGCCGCCGGCGCAGCCTCCCTCTccttggtggtggcggcggcggcggaagccTTCAGGGCGCTGATCTCCTCCTCGAGCTTGAGCTTCTCCTGGCGCACGGCATCCACCTCCTTGGCAAGCTTCTCGTGGCTCTCCTTGTCCAGCTCGTGCTCGCCCTTCTCGGCCTTGAGGAGGGCCTCGAGGCGGTCGACCTCCGTGCGGAGCGAGGCGACCTCCTTCTCGGCAGaggcggcggcgagctcggcgATGGTGACCTCCTCCCGGGCCTGCATGAAGATCCCCTCGATGCGGTGCGTCTCCTCGGCGAGGGACTTGTTCTCACGGCGGGCCTCGGCGAGCTTCGCCTCCAGGTCGAGCTTGGCGGCGCGGAGGTCCTTGATCTCGGCGCGGGCGGCGACGGCAGCGTAGGACTTGGCGGCGGTGTGGGTGCCGGCGAccccctcttcctcctcctccttcgcgACGCCGCCGTTAGGAGCGGGGTTCTCGGCGGCGACCGCGGCGTAGGACTTTGCGGGGTGGGTGATGGGGACCTGCTCCTCGTCCGCGACGCCGCCGTTGAGCGCGGCCTTCTCGGCGGCGGTGGGGGAGGCGAGGGTTTCATCGCCGTTCTCCATTGGGAGGCGGTGGTGGGTTTTGGGCTTTGGTGTTTCTGTGCGTGGGATTGCtggggcggcgcggcgcggcctgCGGCGGTGGGGTAGGGGGAGAGGAGAGAAAGGGGAGGCTTCTTTCTCCTTTTCTGCTGTGCTTGCTGAGGGGGTTGAGAAATATCTAGAAAGGCAGGTTCCGCCTCGCCTCAATGACGGGTGGCCTATATGCCCGGAGTCGCGGCGCGGCCGCACGCCATCTGATGGGAGCGCGTGCATGACGGCAACGGCAGTGTGTTGACCTGGTGGTCCACGGTGTCAGCGAGGCGGTGACTCTTTCGTGGCGAGGAAGTTGGTGCCAGTGGACGGCGTCACCGGCTCTCCCGTTTCGGTAGTGCGCTGGATTATGGTATGGTCGCGAGATTCGCGCCTTGCGGGCCTGAAACGCAAGTGGATGGAGGATGGCTAGTTTTCGTTCAAATTCGAATTCCGAAAGGCATGGAAATGCAAATCTACGTCCCATTTGAACAATTGATGCAACGGTTTTGGTCTTTTGGTTTTCAAAATCGGATTTGAAAAAACTGTGTCGCCTCTAAATGGGAGAGATAACGCACCACGCACGGCCGCATGGGGTAAATTCATCCATTTTTCAACTTGGCTGAAATAGATAGACAATGCATCTGGAGTTCCTTTCAATCTGATTCTACTTGACGACCACGGCAGCACTTGACGTTTATTTGGCCCTTGTGTGGGGcctgtttagttggcgaatttttttgaaaaatggtattgtagcacttttgttgttaCTTGATaattagtatccaatcatagtctaattaggcttaaaagattcgtctcgtgaatttcgtctaaactgtgtaattagttttattttttatttatatttaatgcttcatgcatgcgtccaaagattcgatgtgacggggaatcttgaaaaattttaggaactaaacactaccttagTTGCACCAACTTTGCACCTCCAAAATTTGCACTGtgtaagattctccgtcacatcacatcacatcaaatctttggacacgtgcatggagtattaaatgtaggtaaaaaaataactaattacacagtttggttgtactttgcgagacgaacgttttaagcctaattagtcaacggttggacaattattaccaaatacaaacgaaatacaaGCAGTGgagacaaacgttttaagccgattatgaggcttaaatagaagcccccacgaaatagagctgttgtacccctttactgggcactgctcggggtgaccggacgctccggtcatattgaccggacgttggacctcagcgtccagtcatgcgatgcgtgccacgtgtcccctctcttcaaatgtcgatcgcccgatctcaacagtcaagtgatgaccggacaccgtaactcaaagtgactggacactgaacCCCTGTAGGATCTACAGGTAGATAAAGGAggcctagagaggggtgaataggcctataaaaattcaactcaaaactctgttagaacagaggacggcactgccggccttatagggcggcactgccgctctacggaaataaatctaacacagctaagattttacagagatgaacctgaccccactagttgcttaatcctgcaatataaagacaagatccagttcgaagactgaatACTACAAAAACTCCACACGAGAGTggatcgagcaactaaaccctaacaacagctagcaataagCTAAAACAGCAAGTAAACAAGATGGAGCacgcgagacacaagatttatcccgtggttcagctcaccacaaaggtttgcctaagtccacgttgttgaggaagccacaaaaggcttgagcttgccacaaaggcttgccttaccctcgttctcaaatcaagagagcaaACTCTTGAGATAAGatgtgatttcttagcttttgaatgaggttacaaaccttccAAGGCTGCTACACgggttggcaagcacaagggcgacgcctagccggctaggagcaagctccaagagtaacaaaccctataACCGtcggccaaacatgaaccaaatgctcttagactttgggaatcagtggatctactctctaatcgagttttgctgccttttctctcaagttttgatggttggaatcaagaatttgcttgagggatagaggagcaacaatggaggagagaggtgagcttttgGTTTTGTCTTGTTTCGAGCAGAATGACTGAGTGAAGAAGATGACCGTTATGGGCCAAGCCTGAAGGGTATAAGTACCCCTCGAGCCCAACAGTCAGTTAAGGGTGGCATTGCCGCTCTTAACAGGGTGGCACTACCGCCATAGCCAAAACAGGTAAGATGATATAAAATTTGGCTGgctattttgactaggtgagatgaTGTAAATCTATAAATTTGAGCATCTGATTCAACaattgaccaactgtcctaagatccctcttaatagtacgactttccctaaactcaatttcaaaacataaaaggatttaaacttcctttgagctaggtctggccaccttttgtaattaggacatctacaacctgtacatcatcctcattttttgattccctgcttgtcatctcgataaatctcattagtcctctaatttggtggccATCAATGTCAAAACCCGcaatagggcttgattgtacttacaatctcctcctttttggtaattgatgacaacccaattagagtttACACATGATATGAAATTTAAACTGAGATTTTGGAACCATGGGTGTTGGAGCCTCCTCCTAAATAtgtaaatagagatttgaattctcaatttggcatgaaaggccacaattcacattttaggtgtgatgagaacctccccctacatccatacCTACTGTGGGGTGCTGAACAAGGTGTCACACGAATAAATGTGATTCATATGACAGGTTATATCAGTTCAAGCACACAATACTCTGGCTGATACAGCACAGGGAGGCACTGCCGGCCACAGAGGGTGGCACTGTTGTCCTGACTATATCAATCAGGTAGCAATCAGATTCCTACAGCagatcatatgaatataaaacaaTCTAAACTCAGAATATAACAAGCTAAAATAGTAACCATGAATGcatgtccatatccgaagcaaataaagtcacaaagtagcttatttcataaaatagagttttgagcgactctcaaactcataACCTAACAACCACTCTCATCGGATCTGAACATAAGGTGCAGCGGCAGATAACTCATGGCGTCGAAAAaatgttgacccctctaattttctccccctttggcatcaaataccaaaaagaagaagaaaaagaagaaaagtcactcatcactgtcggagtcGACGCGGGCACATCCAGCGACGTGGGTGTGAGAAGTGAAGCGTGCTGAACGTTGCGAAGGTGCTGCCCCAGCTGAAGTAGAAGGCCCTGACTGATCCGTCGAAGGACACGGTCTCCTGGAATATGTGCGAAACAAGGCTGCCTGAACCTATGGATTGGCCTCTGTAGGGTGAATCTCTGCACCAAGGTCCTGCTGTCTTAGGAGCTCCTCAAAATACTGCCCCTATGGATACTCATAGTACTGACTgaatggctcatatgagtgccCATACTGCTGATCATCTGGttgttcatcatggtgctcatatggctgatcctgctcctcatcagaagaagaaaggcgaggcaagttaggaaactaAGGTGGTGACTACACTGGTGGAAGTGGTGGTAGCCCTGCCATCTCCTTAGCATGCCTCACTGCTTCCCTGTTCTCCATTCTATCCTCATAAACAGTCTATGAGGTATATGCACAATGAGCAAAggttgccttcatccatgcactcatctttccccactttgacttcttcttttatTCTCTAGCCCTAGATGGCTCAGAAATATCTCTATATGCAGCTCTAGAAGAGTGAAAGCCTGCTGCCCCACTATCTCCAAGTCCTCCAGAACTAGTGTGCTGAGTAGCTGAGCCAAGTCCC
Coding sequences within:
- the LOC136452771 gene encoding uncharacterized protein, with product MHALPSDGVRPRRDSGHIGHPSLRRGGTCLSRYFSTPSASTAEKEKEASPFSPLPLPHRRRPRRAAPAIPRTETPKPKTHHRLPMENGDETLASPTAAEKAALNGGVADEEQVPITHPAKSYAAVAAENPAPNGGVAKEEEEEGVAGTHTAAKSYAAVAARAEIKDLRAAKLDLEAKLAEARRENKSLAEETHRIEGIFMQAREEVTIAELAAASAEKEVASLRTEVDRLEALLKAEKGEHELDKESHEKLAKEVDAVRQEKLKLEEEISALKASAAAATTKEREAAPAAEALKEGDIAWLGMAVAAAAGAAGTAAVILIYLRLKR